One Pyrus communis chromosome 4, drPyrComm1.1, whole genome shotgun sequence genomic region harbors:
- the LOC137731311 gene encoding D-aminoacyl-tRNA deacylase-like: MRVNWWQFLFLQLVWEGLGLGGGAAVGNWNGEKDKNKVLGLGGGHYAPRHMDIVLKDGVWVGHLLSGYSLPMEDPNQSKAGTNAKDTKDIGGTWKHAIKAAFKATQSAFPGGEVIAHLDQK, encoded by the exons ATGAGAGTAAATTGGTGGCAATTTCTGTTCTTGCAGTTGGTTTGGGAAGGACTTGGGCTTGGAGGAGGAGCTGCTGTTGGAAACTGGAACGG GGAGAAGGATAAGAATAAAGTTCTTGGATTAGGTGGTGGACATTATGCTCCTCGGCATATGGATATAGTCCT GAAAGACGGGGTGTGGGTAGGCCATCTACTTTCGGGTTATTCCTTGCCGATGGAAGATCCAAATCAGTCCAAAGCAGGAACAAATGCAAAAGATACGAAAGACATTGGTGGAACTTGGAAACACGCAATCAAAGCAGCATTTAAGGCTACCCAATCGGCTTTCCCTGGTGGGGAAGTTATAGCTCATCTTGATCAAAAGTAA